A region from the Wansuia hejianensis genome encodes:
- a CDS encoding GNAT family N-acetyltransferase, with the protein MDFTYEPNRISLISDNNNLLAEVTFPDVDENIVNINHTYVDDSLRGQGIAGRLMEAAAGLLQKQNKKVVLTCPYAIQWFSRHHEYSDLVK; encoded by the coding sequence ATGGATTTCACATATGAGCCAAACAGAATTTCACTGATCAGTGACAATAACAATCTTCTTGCAGAAGTAACATTCCCTGATGTGGACGAAAATATTGTAAATATCAATCACACCTATGTAGATGATTCTCTCAGAGGACAGGGCATTGCCGGCAGGCTCATGGAGGCCGCTGCCGGTCTGCTGCAGAAGCAGAATAAAAAAGTAGTTTTAACGTGCCCCTATGCGATCCAATGGTTCAGCAGGCATCATGAATACAGCGATCTGGTAAAATAG
- a CDS encoding GNAT family N-acetyltransferase: MEKYPVTPEDLNTYYDRDKDNEDIWGMTAFDVSVIIGHLTMRCTDSSREMVRLGFIIIDDRLRGKGYGREMFSMAVGYAFEFLRVRKVSLGIFENNEAAKNCCRACGSIQAETKNAEIYRCLGETWKCLEMELYNKYPPAGACSRDLSV, from the coding sequence CTGGAAAAATATCCGGTCACGCCGGAGGATTTGAATACATATTACGACAGAGATAAAGACAATGAAGATATATGGGGAATGACAGCCTTTGATGTTTCAGTGATTATCGGACACCTGACGATGCGCTGTACTGACAGCAGCCGGGAAATGGTCAGGCTGGGGTTTATTATCATAGATGACCGTTTGAGAGGAAAGGGATATGGCAGAGAGATGTTTTCTATGGCTGTCGGGTACGCCTTTGAATTCCTGCGCGTCAGAAAAGTATCGTTGGGAATATTTGAAAATAACGAGGCGGCAAAGAATTGCTGCCGGGCCTGCGGATCTATACAGGCTGAAACAAAAAATGCAGAAATATATCGTTGCCTGGGGGAGACATGGAAGTGCCTGGAAATGGAATTGTACAATAAATATCCTCCAGCCGGAGCGTGTTCTCGGGATCTTTCAGTGTGA
- a CDS encoding S8 family peptidase produces the protein MNKILDENYYDLIINNRFLPDTNNAAITELNEKHSIFHVNVQNQTLCDLGTHPYYSFPTLYTLSSEPSLGSSNISPVQNNPQLAYFGLGVIIGIVDTGIDYSHPAFRFPDGTSRIISIWDQTIQDGSPPGGFTFGTEYTQEKLNLALGSGDPYSIVPSTDTNGHGTGIASIAAGSADIKHSFSGVVPEAQLAVVKLKEAKQNLKTIFCIPDSALCYQETDLILGIRYLTSLADRFGRPLVICIALSSSLSGHESLGATSSYINSLCQLPQINISVAAGNEGNNHRHHYSMKTEMPFSDEFELRISGADPFFSLEIWPDLQARLALEITAPNGETSPIIYPSFGMCLPHRFILNPTVAWINNILLEQENGTQLILIRFTDAVEGLWRIRVLNIDTNPFSYHSWLPNGSLISNGTFFLESSPDTTITAPGNADYALTASAYNHTNGSILISSSRGYTRFGHVKPTVAVPGYKLPCADLHSSYASLTGTGAAAAHAAGAVAIVFEWAVTRGNYTLITGNDVNTLIMRGASRTSGELYPNPVWGYGKLDLYNLFQLLTFV, from the coding sequence ATGAACAAAATTCTGGATGAAAATTATTATGATCTCATCATCAACAATAGATTTTTACCAGATACAAACAATGCTGCAATTACAGAATTAAACGAAAAACACAGCATTTTCCATGTAAATGTCCAGAATCAGACCCTTTGTGATCTCGGCACACACCCCTATTACAGTTTTCCTACCCTGTACACACTGTCATCGGAGCCGTCTCTGGGCAGTTCAAATATCTCCCCGGTACAGAATAATCCGCAGCTGGCATACTTCGGGCTGGGTGTAATCATTGGAATCGTTGATACCGGAATTGATTATTCACATCCTGCCTTCCGCTTTCCTGACGGCACTTCCCGCATTATCAGCATTTGGGATCAGACAATTCAGGACGGAAGTCCTCCCGGCGGTTTTACCTTCGGTACTGAATATACTCAGGAAAAACTAAATCTGGCGCTGGGCTCAGGTGATCCATATTCTATTGTCCCCAGCACTGATACCAACGGACATGGCACGGGAATCGCAAGTATCGCCGCCGGAAGCGCCGACATAAAGCATTCTTTTTCAGGAGTTGTACCAGAAGCCCAGCTCGCAGTCGTTAAGCTAAAAGAGGCTAAACAGAACCTGAAAACGATCTTCTGTATTCCGGACAGCGCTCTCTGCTATCAGGAAACGGATCTCATTCTGGGTATCCGCTATCTGACCAGCCTTGCTGATAGATTTGGCCGCCCCCTCGTCATCTGTATCGCGCTCAGCTCCAGTCTGTCCGGACATGAATCGCTGGGCGCGACCAGCAGCTATATTAATTCCCTGTGCCAGCTGCCGCAAATTAACATATCAGTCGCCGCCGGCAATGAAGGTAATAACCACAGGCACCACTATAGCATGAAAACGGAGATGCCTTTCAGTGACGAATTTGAATTGAGAATTTCCGGTGCAGACCCGTTTTTTTCTTTAGAAATATGGCCCGACCTGCAGGCACGCCTGGCTCTTGAGATCACAGCGCCCAACGGAGAAACTTCCCCGATCATTTATCCCTCATTTGGCATGTGCCTTCCGCACCGTTTTATTCTTAATCCTACAGTTGCATGGATCAACAACATACTTCTGGAACAGGAGAACGGAACACAGCTGATCTTAATCCGTTTCACTGATGCCGTTGAGGGACTTTGGCGTATCAGAGTCCTGAATATCGATACTAACCCATTTTCTTATCATTCCTGGCTGCCAAACGGCAGCCTGATTTCCAACGGTACTTTTTTTCTGGAATCTTCTCCGGATACTACGATCACCGCGCCCGGCAACGCTGATTATGCCCTGACGGCCAGCGCTTATAATCATACAAATGGAAGTATCTTGATCAGCTCCAGCCGGGGCTACACGCGGTTCGGACATGTGAAACCCACAGTCGCCGTACCCGGCTACAAACTCCCCTGCGCTGATCTGCACAGCTCCTACGCGTCCCTGACCGGAACCGGAGCAGCAGCCGCCCACGCGGCCGGAGCAGTTGCCATTGTCTTTGAATGGGCCGTCACCCGCGGAAATTATACGTTGATTACCGGAAACGATGTCAACACGCTGATTATGCGGGGAGCCTCACGAACCAGCGGAGAGCTGTATCCCAATCCTGTCTGGGGATATGGAAAGCTGGATTTGTACAATCTGTTTCAATTGCTTACATTTGTCTGA
- a CDS encoding iron-sulfur cluster assembly scaffold protein, with translation MIYSKEVEMMCPVHQGVHHGAAPIPEQAKWVKAKEVKDISGLTHGIGWCAPQQGTCKLTLNVKDGIIQEALVETIGCSGMTHSAAMASEILPGLTVMEALNTDLVCDAINTAMRELFLQIVYGRSQSAFSEEGLPVGAGLEDLGKGLRSQVGTMYGTLKKGPRYLEMTDGYVTGVALDEEDEIIGYKFVNFGKMMDFIKGGDDANTAFEKAQGQYGRVADAAKIIDPRKE, from the coding sequence ATGATTTATTCAAAAGAGGTAGAGATGATGTGTCCGGTACATCAGGGCGTACATCATGGTGCAGCTCCAATTCCGGAACAGGCGAAATGGGTTAAGGCAAAAGAAGTTAAAGATATTTCCGGTCTGACACACGGCATCGGCTGGTGCGCTCCCCAGCAGGGTACCTGTAAACTGACCTTAAATGTTAAAGACGGAATCATCCAGGAAGCTCTGGTTGAGACCATCGGATGCTCTGGAATGACTCATTCCGCAGCGATGGCTTCCGAGATTCTTCCGGGACTGACTGTCATGGAAGCGCTGAACACCGACCTGGTATGCGATGCGATCAATACTGCCATGAGAGAGCTGTTTCTTCAGATCGTTTACGGACGTTCTCAGAGCGCGTTCTCTGAGGAAGGGCTGCCGGTAGGAGCAGGTCTGGAAGACCTTGGAAAGGGCCTCCGTTCTCAGGTGGGTACCATGTACGGAACACTGAAAAAAGGACCTCGTTATCTGGAGATGACCGACGGTTATGTGACCGGAGTAGCTCTGGATGAAGAAGATGAGATCATCGGCTATAAATTTGTGAACTTTGGTAAGATGATGGACTTCATCAAAGGCGGAGATGACGCGAACACCGCGTTTGAGAAGGCACAGGGACAGTATGGACGTGTTGCTGACGCTGCTAAAATCATTGACCCGAGAAAAGAGTAA
- a CDS encoding acyltransferase — protein sequence MKYVTIGELYDLKETIARELFEGKTYPWELLPLIKEFILKLGASLPSEEYDHPEGQIWIARDAKIAPTASITGPCIIGKGAEIRQSAFIRGNAIVGEGAVVGNSTELKNVILFNKVQVPHYNYVGDSILGYRAHMGAGSITSNVKSDKRLVIVKGQGEELPTGLKKFGAMLGDYVEVGCGSVLNPGSVIGPHTNIYPLSSVRGVIAPNHIFKNAGEIVEKTLYETESL from the coding sequence GAAGGAGACCATTGCACGTGAGCTTTTCGAGGGCAAGACATATCCCTGGGAGCTTTTGCCGCTGATTAAAGAGTTTATTCTGAAGCTGGGGGCGTCACTTCCGTCTGAGGAATACGATCATCCGGAGGGACAGATCTGGATCGCACGGGATGCGAAAATTGCTCCCACAGCCTCAATCACCGGCCCCTGTATCATCGGGAAAGGAGCGGAGATCCGCCAGAGTGCGTTTATCAGAGGGAATGCCATTGTCGGTGAAGGAGCAGTCGTGGGCAATTCTACAGAGCTGAAAAATGTCATCCTGTTTAATAAAGTACAGGTGCCCCATTATAATTACGTGGGGGATTCCATCCTGGGTTATAGAGCTCACATGGGCGCTGGGTCTATCACTTCCAACGTGAAATCCGACAAGAGGCTTGTAATCGTGAAAGGACAGGGCGAAGAGCTTCCCACCGGCCTGAAAAAGTTCGGAGCCATGCTGGGCGACTATGTGGAGGTGGGCTGCGGCAGCGTTCTGAATCCTGGCAGCGTGATCGGCCCCCATACGAATATCTATCCGCTTTCCAGCGTCCGCGGAGTCATTGCGCCCAATCACATCTTCAAAAATGCCGGTGAAATCGTCGAAAAAACACTTTACGAAACAGAAAGTTTATGA
- a CDS encoding GGGtGRT protein — MALFESYERREKQVLAKLAEYGIDSIEGAAEVTKAAGLDVYSMVEKIQPICFENAKWAYTVGAAIAIKKGCRKASEAAAAIGEGLQAFCIPGSVADQRKVGLGHGNLGKMLLEEDTECFAFLAGHESFAAAEGAIGIAEKANKVRQKPLRVILNGLGKDAAQIISRINGFTYVETDYDYYTGELKEVYRKCYSKDASSPRAKVNCYGANDVQEGVAIMWKENVDVSITGNSTNPTRFQHPVAGTYKKERIQAGKKYFSVASGGGTGRTLHPDNMAAGPASYGMTDTMGRMHSDAQFAGSSSVPAHVEMMGLIGAGNNPMVGMTVAVAVAVEESAKAGKF, encoded by the coding sequence ATGGCTTTATTTGAATCATACGAAAGAAGAGAAAAACAGGTTCTGGCAAAGCTCGCTGAGTACGGAATCGACTCTATCGAAGGCGCAGCAGAAGTGACCAAGGCCGCAGGCCTGGACGTATACTCAATGGTAGAGAAAATCCAGCCGATCTGTTTTGAAAACGCAAAATGGGCATACACGGTTGGAGCTGCCATTGCGATTAAGAAAGGCTGCAGGAAAGCTTCTGAAGCCGCCGCCGCAATCGGTGAGGGACTGCAGGCCTTCTGCATCCCCGGATCAGTGGCAGACCAGCGTAAGGTGGGTCTGGGACACGGCAACCTGGGCAAGATGCTTCTGGAAGAGGATACAGAGTGCTTCGCATTCCTGGCCGGACATGAGTCATTTGCCGCGGCAGAAGGCGCCATCGGCATTGCTGAGAAGGCGAACAAGGTACGCCAGAAGCCGCTCCGCGTGATCCTGAACGGTCTGGGCAAGGACGCCGCGCAGATCATTTCCCGTATCAACGGATTTACATATGTGGAGACGGATTATGATTATTACACCGGAGAACTGAAGGAAGTATACCGCAAGTGCTATTCCAAGGATGCATCCAGCCCCCGTGCGAAGGTTAACTGCTACGGAGCCAATGACGTGCAGGAAGGCGTAGCCATCATGTGGAAGGAAAATGTGGATGTATCCATCACTGGCAATTCCACCAACCCGACCCGTTTTCAGCATCCGGTGGCAGGAACCTATAAAAAAGAGAGGATTCAGGCAGGAAAAAAATATTTCTCTGTTGCATCCGGCGGCGGCACCGGCCGTACCCTGCACCCGGACAATATGGCGGCAGGCCCGGCTTCCTATGGCATGACAGATACCATGGGACGTATGCACAGCGACGCCCAGTTCGCAGGCTCATCCTCCGTTCCGGCCCATGTAGAGATGATGGGACTGATCGGCGCAGGCAACAATCCGATGGTCGGCATGACCGTGGCTGTGGCAGTAGCTGTTGAGGAGAGCGCTAAAGCAGGAAAATTCTAA
- a CDS encoding arylamine N-acetyltransferase family protein, with product MYERLYHSIPDVPAYLERLQVPAPVKLDKSYLDTLIYAHQCRIPFENLDVCAYHRPISLGIPDIFDKVIVSRRGGYCFELNALFTQLLKDLGYHATACMCRILRNKAFTPPILHRGIIVESEGRQYFCDVGYGGPAAPGSVLIEDHATTCFGSGQYHVSRTDDYWWTLSRTTSSGLLELVMQFYTMPQENVDFVAMNDYCSQNPNSIFTQKLFLNVRTGDGAAHILGTVFTLEKGADTLTRNITDCSEFLDIAHTYFDLHCLDGFNLPPEDARVR from the coding sequence ATGTACGAACGACTGTATCACTCAATCCCCGATGTTCCCGCCTATCTGGAACGGCTTCAGGTTCCCGCCCCGGTGAAATTGGATAAAAGCTATCTGGACACCCTCATTTATGCGCATCAGTGCAGGATTCCTTTTGAAAATTTGGATGTCTGCGCGTATCACCGACCTATTTCCCTGGGTATCCCTGATATCTTTGACAAGGTAATAGTGAGCAGGCGTGGCGGCTACTGTTTTGAGCTCAACGCCCTTTTCACGCAGCTCTTAAAAGATCTGGGTTATCATGCGACCGCCTGTATGTGCCGAATCCTGAGAAACAAGGCCTTCACGCCGCCTATACTTCACCGGGGAATTATCGTCGAATCTGAAGGGCGGCAGTATTTCTGCGACGTAGGCTACGGCGGTCCGGCCGCGCCCGGAAGTGTTCTCATTGAGGATCACGCCACCACCTGCTTCGGCTCCGGACAATATCACGTATCGAGAACAGACGATTACTGGTGGACGCTCAGCCGTACAACATCTTCAGGACTGCTGGAACTTGTGATGCAGTTCTACACGATGCCCCAGGAAAATGTCGATTTTGTTGCGATGAATGATTATTGCTCCCAGAACCCCAATTCAATATTTACCCAAAAATTATTCCTCAATGTGCGGACCGGGGATGGGGCAGCACACATATTGGGAACAGTTTTTACGCTGGAAAAGGGAGCTGATACCCTGACCCGGAACATCACAGACTGCAGCGAATTTCTGGATATCGCCCATACATACTTTGATCTGCACTGCCTGGACGGCTTTAACCTGCCGCCAGAGGACGCAAGGGTACGTTAA
- a CDS encoding SDR family NAD(P)-dependent oxidoreductase produces MLQDKTAVVTGGTRGIGRAVVETFLKNGAKVVLFGSRQETVDQALSELKEEHPDWTVTGLAPDLTDYSSVEKAMGQVKNQYGRIDILVNNAGISARESIYEYDPEAFKKIMDLNVNGVFNCSKAVAPIMKGQGGGSMINISSMVSLYGQPAGCGYPASKYAVNGLTKSLARELGRDQIRVNAVAPGVTRTDMVAALPEDMVQRLAATIPYGRVGEPEEVANTVLFLASELASYVTGAVISVDGAAMC; encoded by the coding sequence ATGCTGCAGGATAAGACTGCGGTGGTAACAGGAGGTACAAGAGGAATCGGCCGTGCGGTCGTAGAAACATTTTTGAAGAACGGCGCAAAGGTTGTTCTGTTTGGTTCCAGGCAGGAAACTGTGGATCAGGCACTTTCCGAACTGAAGGAAGAACATCCGGACTGGACAGTCACCGGCCTTGCTCCGGATCTGACGGACTATTCATCCGTCGAAAAAGCAATGGGTCAGGTCAAGAATCAGTACGGGCGCATTGATATTCTGGTTAACAACGCCGGTATTTCAGCGAGGGAATCTATCTATGAATACGATCCCGAGGCGTTTAAAAAAATAATGGATTTGAATGTTAATGGGGTTTTTAACTGTTCAAAGGCCGTGGCACCGATTATGAAAGGGCAGGGCGGAGGTTCTATGATCAATATCAGTTCCATGGTAAGTCTCTATGGACAGCCTGCAGGCTGCGGTTATCCGGCGTCCAAATATGCGGTAAACGGGTTGACAAAATCACTGGCCAGAGAACTGGGACGGGATCAGATCCGGGTGAATGCGGTGGCTCCGGGAGTGACCCGGACTGATATGGTGGCGGCGCTGCCGGAGGATATGGTACAGCGCCTTGCGGCGACAATCCCATATGGAAGAGTAGGAGAGCCTGAAGAGGTGGCAAATACAGTCCTGTTTTTGGCAAGTGAGCTGGCCAGTTACGTGACTGGAGCAGTCATCTCGGTGGATGGGGCAGCCATGTGTTAA